The following are encoded together in the Adhaeribacter arboris genome:
- a CDS encoding DEAD/DEAH box helicase, with protein MKVFTTQPFQIVYSLFEHEYLGYLFESYVVQVNSKGQLTLQHQNIADKNAAEFSARLDATDFKLIHLTDQIQQDAILKKFSTKKLSVADFFLKTYDPEKGDKLTQEAIDSYVQHRMAKILELLAGKQVFIMGKDGEPTWKQISIAPQKASILFHFRRNEDNTHYFPTIKYQNEKLEFQNRNATLICNEPAWLLLDDVLYSFQKEVDGKKLQPFLNKKFIVIPRKVEETYYQKFVAPLVESFDVYAKGFDIKSEKYSPNPFLTFTEITDVDAAPQLFGTPAARLGSKLNGSNGSASRSDKILFNLSFKYGAHTVHNNQEAKRVSVNVEKTQDSYIFHRLIRNIDHEKEFIRELTNRALEVKNGKAVLEKANAFSWLNNHVQDLERMGFTIKQTNTSAKNYFIGEVSVSVGIRENADWFDIYGVVKFGEFEVPFIKLKNHILTKNNEYQLPNGQIAIIPEEWFTQYIELFAFSEGEGELKLRKHHLTLVNELQNGNLAVVTMTRKLERLREFETIEDKPLPLGFKGELRPYQKAGYNWLHFIKDYKFGGCLADDMGLGKTIQTLAMLQYQKEAGAQSATLLVMPTSLIYNWMNEAQKFTPGLRVLNYTGTYREKTVSQFKHYDVILTSYGIVRLDAELLQNYYFDFIILDESQAIKNPGSNTSLAVRSLKSKHRLILTGTPVENSTMDLWSQMSFINPGLLGNQTFFKNEFLRPIEKEKNEEKTKKLHALIKPFILRRHKSQVAKELPEKIEQITYCKMTEEQEHAYEETKSFYRNKILKNIEESGSVNTQFMLLQGLMKLRQIANHPRMADVNYEGDSGKMKEVIRMTRSVVAEGHKVLIFSQFVKHLDIVRTALNDKQIPYTYLDGNTKDRHKQVERFQTDENIRVFLISLKAGGVGLNLTAADYVFILDPWWNPAIEAQAVDRAHRIGQQNKVFTYKFISKDTVEEKILALQNKKIQLVTDLISTDETIIKSLTKDDIESLLS; from the coding sequence ATGAAAGTATTTACCACGCAACCTTTTCAGATAGTCTACTCATTGTTTGAGCATGAGTATCTGGGTTATTTATTTGAATCGTACGTTGTACAGGTTAATTCCAAAGGGCAATTAACGCTGCAACACCAAAACATAGCCGATAAAAATGCCGCCGAGTTTTCGGCCCGGCTCGATGCTACTGATTTTAAATTGATTCATTTAACCGACCAAATTCAGCAGGATGCTATTTTAAAAAAGTTTTCGACGAAGAAACTTTCGGTTGCTGATTTTTTCCTGAAAACCTACGATCCGGAGAAAGGTGATAAATTAACCCAGGAAGCCATTGATAGTTATGTGCAGCACCGCATGGCAAAGATTCTGGAATTACTGGCTGGTAAGCAGGTTTTTATCATGGGAAAAGATGGCGAACCTACCTGGAAACAGATTTCGATAGCGCCCCAAAAAGCCAGCATTTTGTTTCATTTCCGTCGCAACGAAGATAATACCCATTATTTCCCAACCATTAAATACCAGAACGAAAAGCTGGAATTCCAGAACCGCAACGCTACTTTAATTTGTAACGAACCCGCCTGGCTTTTGCTCGACGATGTTTTATATTCTTTTCAGAAAGAGGTGGACGGCAAGAAACTGCAGCCCTTTTTAAATAAAAAGTTTATTGTTATTCCGCGCAAAGTAGAAGAAACGTATTACCAGAAATTTGTAGCGCCGCTGGTGGAGTCGTTCGACGTTTATGCCAAAGGTTTTGATATTAAATCGGAGAAATATAGCCCTAATCCTTTTCTTACTTTTACCGAAATTACTGATGTAGATGCCGCCCCGCAGTTATTTGGTACGCCTGCCGCCCGTTTGGGAAGTAAACTAAACGGCAGCAATGGTAGTGCCAGCCGGTCAGATAAAATTTTATTTAATTTAAGTTTTAAGTACGGGGCGCACACCGTCCATAATAATCAGGAAGCTAAAAGAGTAAGCGTAAACGTAGAAAAAACCCAGGATTCGTATATTTTTCACCGCTTGATCCGCAACATTGACCACGAAAAAGAATTTATCCGGGAACTCACTAACCGGGCCCTGGAAGTAAAAAACGGGAAAGCTGTTCTGGAAAAAGCCAATGCTTTCTCCTGGTTAAACAACCACGTGCAGGATTTGGAGCGCATGGGTTTCACGATTAAACAAACCAATACTTCGGCCAAAAATTACTTTATCGGTGAGGTAAGTGTTAGCGTGGGCATCCGCGAAAATGCCGATTGGTTTGATATTTACGGCGTAGTAAAGTTTGGCGAGTTTGAGGTGCCGTTTATCAAATTAAAGAACCATATTCTAACGAAGAATAACGAGTACCAATTACCCAATGGTCAGATTGCTATTATTCCGGAAGAATGGTTTACTCAGTACATTGAATTGTTTGCTTTTTCGGAGGGCGAAGGGGAGTTAAAGTTGCGCAAGCACCATTTAACTTTAGTAAACGAGCTTCAGAACGGTAATCTGGCAGTAGTAACCATGACCCGTAAACTGGAAAGATTGCGGGAGTTTGAAACGATAGAAGATAAGCCTTTGCCGCTGGGTTTTAAAGGGGAGTTGCGGCCTTACCAGAAAGCAGGTTATAATTGGCTGCACTTTATTAAAGATTACAAATTTGGCGGCTGTCTAGCCGACGATATGGGCTTGGGTAAAACCATTCAGACCTTGGCCATGCTGCAGTATCAGAAAGAAGCCGGGGCGCAAAGTGCCACGCTGTTGGTAATGCCTACTTCGCTTATTTATAACTGGATGAACGAAGCGCAAAAGTTTACCCCGGGTTTGCGGGTTTTAAATTATACCGGCACGTACCGCGAAAAAACGGTTTCCCAGTTTAAGCATTACGATGTGATTTTAACGTCGTACGGTATTGTGCGTTTGGATGCCGAGTTGCTCCAAAACTATTACTTTGATTTTATTATCCTCGACGAATCGCAGGCTATTAAAAATCCTGGCTCCAATACTTCATTGGCTGTACGCAGCTTGAAATCGAAACACCGGTTAATTTTAACCGGTACACCCGTCGAAAACAGCACCATGGATTTATGGTCGCAGATGTCGTTCATTAATCCGGGTTTATTAGGAAACCAGACTTTTTTCAAGAACGAGTTTTTACGGCCGATTGAAAAAGAAAAGAACGAAGAAAAAACTAAAAAACTGCATGCGCTCATTAAACCGTTTATTTTGCGGCGCCACAAATCGCAGGTGGCAAAGGAACTGCCCGAGAAAATTGAGCAAATTACCTACTGCAAAATGACCGAGGAGCAGGAACACGCTTACGAAGAAACCAAATCGTTTTACCGCAATAAAATTTTAAAAAATATTGAAGAAAGCGGCAGCGTGAATACCCAGTTTATGCTCTTGCAAGGTTTAATGAAACTGCGTCAAATTGCCAATCACCCGCGCATGGCCGACGTAAATTACGAAGGTGATTCGGGGAAGATGAAAGAAGTTATCCGGATGACACGCAGTGTGGTAGCGGAAGGGCACAAAGTACTGATTTTTAGCCAATTTGTAAAGCATTTGGATATTGTTCGGACCGCCTTGAACGATAAACAAATTCCGTATACCTACCTCGATGGCAACACCAAAGATCGCCACAAACAAGTAGAACGCTTCCAGACCGACGAAAATATTCGGGTATTCTTAATTTCCCTGAAAGCCGGAGGAGTAGGTTTAAATTTAACGGCCGCCGATTACGTGTTTATCCTCGACCCTTGGTGGAACCCGGCCATTGAGGCCCAAGCCGTAGACCGGGCGCACCGTATTGGCCAGCAAAACAAAGTATTTACTTATAAATTTATCTCGAAAGATACCGTCGAAGAAAAAATACTGGCCTTGCAAAACAAGAAAATTCAACTGGTAACCGATTTAATTTCGACGGACGAAACCATTATTAAGAGCCTGACTAAAGACGATATTGAGAGTTTGTTGTCGTAG
- a CDS encoding ABC transporter permease, whose amino-acid sequence MNVPFLIAKRYFISKKKRNIINIISIISMVGVAVGTAALIIVLSVFNGLEDLIRSIYGSFDPDLKVTSVEGKGFEMNEDLLTRIRKTPGVLIVTEVIEDNALLRYEDRQMVIKMKGVSPNFFAQNKIDSSVIEGNYQLQRGGNNYALIGRGVQYQLSIRATNAIVPMFLLYPKAKASLSLDPENTFREKPIMVGGVFVIERQYDDNYIFVPLDFARDLLAYGNKRTSLEIRVESKRELKNVEERLGKVLGPKFEIKNSDEQHLSLLRAVKVEKMFVFITFAFILLIASLNIFFSLSMLVIDKKKDIAILASMGASPQVIRNIFLAEGAIVAFVGAIIGLALGLLVCWIQETFGLISMNMATALVEAYPVKMQLQDFLLTGFAIFIITLLVSIRPARAAAATEVRNNI is encoded by the coding sequence ATGAACGTTCCTTTTCTCATTGCTAAACGCTACTTTATCTCCAAGAAGAAAAGAAACATTATCAATATAATTTCTATTATTTCTATGGTTGGCGTGGCCGTGGGTACGGCGGCTCTAATTATTGTGCTTTCGGTATTTAACGGCCTGGAAGATTTAATCCGGAGTATTTACGGGAGTTTTGACCCGGATCTTAAAGTTACTTCGGTAGAAGGGAAAGGATTTGAAATGAACGAAGATCTGTTAACCCGAATCCGGAAAACTCCGGGCGTTTTAATCGTGACGGAGGTAATAGAAGATAATGCTTTGTTGCGTTACGAAGACCGCCAGATGGTGATAAAAATGAAAGGGGTGAGTCCCAACTTTTTTGCGCAAAATAAAATAGATTCATCGGTCATTGAAGGCAATTACCAATTACAGCGGGGAGGTAACAATTATGCTTTAATTGGTCGGGGAGTACAGTACCAATTATCGATCCGGGCTACTAACGCCATTGTACCTATGTTTTTGCTTTACCCTAAAGCCAAAGCATCCCTTTCTCTGGACCCGGAAAATACGTTCCGGGAAAAACCCATTATGGTAGGGGGCGTATTTGTAATTGAACGCCAGTACGACGATAACTATATTTTTGTGCCGCTCGATTTTGCCCGCGATTTGCTGGCTTACGGTAACAAACGAACTTCCTTGGAAATACGGGTGGAGAGTAAACGGGAATTAAAAAATGTAGAAGAACGGCTAGGAAAAGTGTTAGGGCCCAAATTCGAGATTAAAAACAGTGACGAACAACACTTGAGTTTACTGCGGGCCGTGAAAGTAGAAAAAATGTTCGTGTTTATCACCTTTGCCTTTATTTTACTGATTGCGTCCCTGAATATTTTCTTTTCTCTTTCCATGCTGGTAATTGATAAGAAAAAAGATATTGCTATTCTGGCTTCTATGGGCGCCAGTCCGCAGGTAATCCGGAATATATTTTTGGCGGAAGGAGCGATTGTGGCATTTGTAGGGGCAATTATAGGATTAGCTTTAGGGCTGCTCGTTTGCTGGATACAGGAAACTTTTGGCTTAATTTCGATGAACATGGCTACAGCTTTAGTAGAAGCTTACCCGGTTAAAATGCAGCTGCAAGATTTTCTCCTTACCGGATTTGCTATATTTATAATTACTTTACTCGTTTCTATCCGGCCGGCTCGGGCTGCTGCTGCTACCGAAGTACGCAACAATATCTAA
- the crtD gene encoding 1-hydroxycarotenoid 3,4-desaturase CrtD, translating into MRKAVVIGAGIGGIAAAIRLAVKGYAVTVLEANAGFGGKMTQFTLNGYRFDKGPSLFTMPQLVDELFTLAGRNPADYFRYQRLDIITQYFFADGTRLTAYREPEKFAAEVEQKLGIPQEKVKSYLAKSRRVYEATAPTFLHKSLHQVQTYLSAEVLKTIPALPELGLTTTMHAANVKQFKDPRFVQLLDRFATYNGSDPYQAPATLNLIPHLEHNLGAFYPEGGIYAIAQSLVKLAEELGVQFRYQEKAEEILTENNRVIGVRTAKQALVPADIVVSNMDVVPTYRKLLPQLPAPEKTLQQPRSSSALIFYWGINREFPELHLHNIFFSKEYKKEFERIFRQKTISPDPTVYVNITSKFSPADAPEASENWFVMVNVPHNSGQDWLDLVKVTRETVIRKLSKTLDTDLNAYITGEQVWDPVGIETETSSFAGALYGSSSNNRLAAFLRHPNFTSKVKGLYFCGGSVHPGGGIPLCLLSAKIVSNLVPSPDNK; encoded by the coding sequence ATGAGGAAAGCCGTGGTTATTGGAGCAGGAATAGGCGGGATAGCCGCCGCCATCCGGTTAGCGGTAAAAGGTTACGCGGTTACGGTACTGGAAGCCAATGCTGGTTTTGGCGGTAAAATGACGCAGTTTACTCTTAACGGGTACCGTTTCGATAAAGGCCCTTCGCTGTTCACGATGCCGCAGTTGGTAGATGAACTATTTACTTTGGCCGGGCGTAACCCCGCGGATTATTTTCGCTACCAACGGTTAGATATTATTACCCAATACTTCTTTGCCGATGGAACGCGCCTGACAGCTTACCGGGAACCAGAGAAATTTGCCGCCGAAGTAGAACAAAAGTTGGGCATTCCGCAGGAGAAAGTTAAAAGTTATTTGGCAAAAAGCCGTCGTGTTTACGAAGCAACGGCCCCTACTTTCCTGCATAAATCCCTGCACCAGGTACAAACTTACTTGAGCGCCGAGGTGCTTAAAACTATTCCGGCTTTACCCGAGCTAGGCTTAACTACCACCATGCACGCGGCGAATGTGAAACAGTTTAAAGATCCGCGCTTCGTGCAGCTGCTCGACCGCTTTGCCACTTACAACGGTTCCGACCCGTACCAGGCACCGGCTACGCTTAATTTAATCCCGCACCTGGAACATAATTTAGGAGCCTTTTATCCGGAAGGCGGTATTTACGCTATTGCCCAAAGCTTGGTGAAACTAGCCGAAGAACTTGGGGTACAATTCCGTTACCAGGAAAAAGCAGAAGAAATACTAACGGAAAATAACCGGGTAATAGGCGTACGTACTGCTAAACAAGCTTTGGTGCCAGCCGATATCGTAGTCAGTAACATGGATGTAGTGCCAACTTACCGTAAATTATTGCCGCAATTACCCGCTCCCGAAAAAACTTTGCAACAACCCCGCTCCAGTTCGGCGCTCATTTTTTACTGGGGAATTAACCGGGAGTTTCCGGAGCTGCATTTGCATAATATATTTTTCAGTAAAGAGTATAAAAAAGAATTCGAGCGTATTTTCCGGCAGAAAACCATCAGCCCCGACCCGACGGTTTATGTAAATATTACTTCTAAGTTTTCGCCGGCAGATGCCCCGGAAGCCAGCGAGAACTGGTTTGTAATGGTGAATGTGCCGCACAACAGCGGTCAGGATTGGTTGGATTTAGTAAAGGTTACACGTGAAACAGTTATCCGGAAATTAAGCAAAACTCTCGACACCGATTTAAACGCGTACATTACCGGCGAACAGGTTTGGGATCCTGTAGGAATAGAAACCGAGACTTCTTCGTTTGCCGGAGCTTTATACGGGAGCAGCTCTAATAACCGGCTGGCTGCTTTTCTGCGGCACCCTAATTTTACGAGTAAAGTAAAAGGCTTGTATTTTTGCGGAGGCAGCGTACACCCGGGCGGCGGTATTCCTTTGTGCTTACTTTCGGCCAAAATTGTCAGTAATCTGGTACCTTCGCCGGATAATAAATAA
- a CDS encoding class I SAM-dependent methyltransferase has protein sequence MQYDPIKRVLGEAFNKTPLLRRFFYHLLDLLLLRTWHVHKELRAWAQGKQSKAISILDAGSGYGQYTYYLSGMSANWQILAVDVKDEQIADSNQFFRQIGRSKVRFAVADLVTFQQPETFDLALSVDVMEHILEDVEVFKNIYASLKKGGMLLISTPSDQGGSDVHDNEESSFIEEHVRDGYNIHEIADKLKIAGFNQVQARYSYGKPGQISWRLSMKYPILLLGKSKVFFLILPFYYLVTFPFCLILNWLDTNGRHASGTGLIVKAWKL, from the coding sequence ATGCAATACGACCCGATAAAACGCGTTCTCGGCGAAGCATTTAATAAAACTCCCTTACTCAGGCGCTTTTTTTACCACTTACTCGATTTACTTTTGCTCCGCACCTGGCACGTACACAAAGAACTTCGGGCCTGGGCGCAAGGCAAACAATCTAAAGCTATTTCTATTCTGGATGCTGGTTCTGGCTACGGACAGTATACTTATTACTTATCGGGTATGAGTGCTAATTGGCAGATTTTGGCCGTAGACGTAAAAGATGAGCAAATAGCAGATAGCAACCAATTTTTCCGGCAAATTGGCCGGTCCAAAGTGCGTTTCGCGGTGGCAGATCTGGTCACTTTTCAGCAACCGGAAACTTTCGATCTGGCTTTATCCGTGGATGTAATGGAGCATATTCTGGAAGATGTAGAAGTTTTTAAAAATATTTACGCTTCTCTTAAAAAAGGCGGGATGTTACTTATTTCTACGCCTTCCGACCAAGGTGGCTCCGATGTGCACGATAATGAGGAAAGTTCTTTTATTGAAGAACACGTGCGCGACGGATATAATATTCATGAAATAGCCGATAAACTTAAAATAGCCGGCTTTAATCAGGTACAAGCCCGGTATTCGTACGGTAAACCGGGCCAGATTTCGTGGCGGCTTTCCATGAAGTACCCTATCTTGTTATTGGGTAAATCAAAAGTTTTTTTCTTGATATTGCCGTTTTATTACCTGGTTACTTTTCCGTTTTGCCTAATTTTAAATTGGCTCGATACCAACGGCAGACATGCTTCTGGCACCGGCCTGATTGTAAAAGCGTGGAAGTTGTGA
- the tatC gene encoding twin-arginine translocase subunit TatC, whose amino-acid sequence MSFIDHLEELRWHLIRSVASILVFATAAFLSKEFIFHDLILGPSRADFFTYRKLCELGAYLGRPELCIDKISFTLQSREMSSQFTTHMTVSAIIGLVLAFPYTFWEIWRFIKPGLYPREQKNSRGAVFFVSLLFFLGTLFGYYIAAPLSINFLASYQVDASILNEFDLASYISTLTTMTFSCALMFELPMIVFFLAKAGILSPEIMKLYRRHAIVVILIVAAVISPPDVMSMMLIAIPLLLLYEVSITIAKVVRKNDIKRLNEELNG is encoded by the coding sequence ATGTCGTTTATCGACCATCTGGAAGAGTTAAGATGGCATTTAATCCGTTCGGTAGCCTCTATTTTAGTTTTTGCCACGGCGGCATTCCTATCAAAAGAGTTTATTTTTCATGATTTAATTTTAGGGCCGTCGCGGGCGGATTTTTTTACCTATCGCAAGTTGTGTGAGTTAGGAGCCTATTTGGGCAGGCCGGAGTTATGCATTGATAAAATTTCGTTTACGTTGCAGAGCCGGGAAATGAGCAGTCAGTTTACTACGCACATGACGGTTTCCGCTATTATTGGGCTGGTGCTGGCTTTCCCGTATACGTTCTGGGAGATCTGGCGCTTTATAAAACCAGGTTTGTACCCGCGCGAACAAAAAAACTCGCGGGGAGCGGTGTTTTTTGTGTCCTTGCTGTTTTTCCTGGGTACTTTGTTCGGTTACTATATTGCGGCCCCGCTTTCCATTAACTTTTTGGCTTCGTACCAGGTAGATGCCAGCATTCTGAACGAGTTTGACCTGGCTTCTTATATTTCTACCCTCACTACCATGACGTTTTCCTGTGCCCTCATGTTTGAGTTGCCCATGATTGTGTTCTTCCTGGCCAAAGCGGGAATTTTATCGCCCGAGATTATGAAGTTATACCGCCGGCATGCTATTGTGGTAATTTTAATTGTCGCGGCTGTTATATCTCCGCCCGATGTAATGAGTATGATGCTGATTGCAATACCGTTACTGTTATTATACGAAGTAAGTATTACCATTGCCAAGGTGGTCCGGAAGAATGATATTAAACGCTTAAACGAAGAACTAAACGGATAA
- the rpiB gene encoding ribose 5-phosphate isomerase B: protein MALVIAIGGDHAGYQYKKNLVALLQDQGHSVRDFGPDSDASVDYPDYVHPLAIAVENKEVDFGILICGSGNGVAITANKHPQVRAALCWLPELAQLARSHNNANILCIPARFVSEAIAYEMVQEFLSTSFEGGRHQTRVSKITC from the coding sequence ATGGCATTAGTTATTGCCATCGGGGGCGATCACGCAGGGTATCAATATAAAAAGAACTTGGTAGCTTTATTACAGGATCAAGGGCATAGCGTACGTGATTTTGGCCCGGATTCAGATGCTTCCGTGGATTATCCCGATTATGTACATCCCTTGGCCATTGCTGTGGAAAATAAAGAAGTGGATTTTGGTATTTTAATTTGCGGTAGCGGCAATGGGGTAGCCATTACCGCTAACAAGCACCCGCAGGTACGAGCCGCTTTGTGCTGGTTACCCGAATTAGCTCAATTAGCCCGTAGCCACAATAATGCGAATATACTTTGTATTCCAGCACGGTTTGTTTCAGAAGCAATTGCGTACGAAATGGTGCAGGAATTTTTAAGTACCTCTTTTGAAGGCGGCCGTCACCAAACGCGGGTGTCCAAAATTACTTGTTAG
- the rbfA gene encoding 30S ribosome-binding factor RbfA, translated as MESKRQQKFAKLIQKELAEVFQRECSHLFQGTYVSVSVVRVSPDLGVAKVYLSLLVGTNAKELLQEIKLNTKTIRHLLAQRIKKQVRVIPELIFYLDDTAEYAARMDELFSGLDIPPADKDDSETDEEK; from the coding sequence ATGGAAAGCAAAAGACAACAAAAGTTCGCTAAACTAATTCAGAAAGAATTAGCCGAAGTATTTCAGCGAGAATGTTCGCATTTGTTTCAAGGAACGTATGTGTCGGTGAGTGTAGTGCGGGTATCGCCTGATTTAGGCGTGGCCAAAGTATATCTGAGTCTGCTGGTAGGTACTAATGCGAAAGAATTGTTACAGGAAATAAAGTTAAATACCAAAACTATCCGGCATTTACTGGCCCAGCGCATTAAAAAGCAAGTACGGGTTATTCCGGAGTTAATCTTTTATCTGGATGATACGGCGGAATATGCGGCCCGGATGGATGAATTATTTTCTGGCTTAGATATACCACCAGCCGACAAAGACGATTCGGAAACCGACGAAGAAAAATAA